CCGCCATCCGGCCATGCCGGACTTCCGGCTCAGTCCGCGCGACGCCGCCGACCTGACGGCCTACATCAGGACGCTCAGGCGGTGAGACGTACGTAGAGGTGCCGGCGAACGGGTGCTGCGGACGAACGTTCGCCGGGACACCGATGCCCAGGGAACGGGTACCATGGACGGATCGCTTCTCTACGTCAGCCGGCGGGTCTCATCCGATGCTGACGTCCGGGACATCGTCGCGACGTCCAGGGCCAGGAACGCCGGGCTCCGGATCACGGGTGCGCTTGTCGCATCCCGGAGCAGGTTCGCGCAGATCCTCGAGGGTCCACGCTCCGGGGTGGACGCGCTGATGGACAGCATCCGCCGCGACCCGCGCCACACCGGCGTGGAGGTGCTGGTCTACGACGACATCGACGGGCGGCGCTTCGCGGACTGGACCCTGGCCTATTCCGGCGCTTCCGTTTACGTCGACGGGCTGATCGGGGCCCTGACCGAGCGCGCCACGCCTGAACCGCACCGGGCCGACCTTCACCGTCTGATCCAGGCCATCGAGGAACTCGCGCGGGCACAGCTGTGACGGCCCCGCAAGCCTGAAGCGCAGCGGTGCGCGCGGCCCCATCACTCGACGAAGCCCCAGCCGGCCTCCAGGGCGCGCAGTTCCTCGTCGTTCAGCGGGTCGGGCCACTCTGGCCGGTTCGGTGCCCGCACTTGGGCAGGCGGCTCGCCGTGCTTCAACGGTGCCGGCCCAGGCTGGTCCGGCGGACGCGCGGAACCCGGCATCCGCGTTGCCCGGCGGACCGAGCCGCCCCGTGATGGTCTCCGGTTCGGCATCATCGAACTCCCGTGCTCAGTGGGCGAGGAACAGCGGGGCCGGGCTGCCCCTCAGGAAGGAGCGCGTCACACCACCGAGGAAGTATTCGCGTGTGGGTGAGTGCCGGTAGGCGCCCATCACGATCATGTCGGCCCGGAACAGCCCGGCCTGGGCGCGCAGGGTCGCGGCGACGCTCTCGCCCCTTGGCAGGTCGTTGACGGTGGCGTTCACCCCGTGGCGGGCGAGATGGGGCGCGAACTCGGCCCCCGGCACCTCGGCGTGGATCTCCGCCTCGGTGCCGACGGACACGATCTCGACCGCCTCGGCCGCGCGCAGGAACGGCAACGCGTCGTTCGCCGCCCGCGCGGCCTGGGCGCTGCCGTCCCAGGCGACCATGATCCGCCGCACCGTGAAGGCATCGTGTCCCGGCGGCACCGCGATGACCGGGCGCCCGCTGTGGAACAACGCCTTCTCGATCATCTCGCGGTCGAGGTCGAAGGCCCGAGCGCCGATGTCCAAGACGGTCAGGTCGTGCAGGCGCGCGCGCTCGGTAAGCCGGCTCACGATCTCCGGATAGGGCAGGCTCGGCGTCTCCGTCATGCAGATCACGCCGGCCTGCGCCGCGTCACCGGCCGAGCGCTGCGCGATGGAGCGGGCCAGCGCGTCGAGCCGGCGGTCGATGACCGCGACGCCCTCGTCATCGAAGTCGCCGAGCCAAGCGTCGTCACCCGAGAGGCGCCACGAGGCCGATTGGACGGTGAGGTGGGCGCCGGCGGCCTTGGCCAAGGTCAGGCCATAGCCGATGGCCGACGAGGCCCCTTCGCGCTCGCCCTCCACGGCGGTGCCGACGAGGACGTCGCGGATGCCCGCGAGGGCCGAAGGGCTGGTCGAAGGGCTGGGTCTGGACATGGGGGTTCTCCGGTCTGGATCGACCCCATGGTTCATCCCGTCGTCGCCGGGAGGCCTTGATCCACCTCAAGCGGCTCGGCCCAAAGAACTATCCGACGCCGACTTTGAAAACCTGTCGGCGGCTGTTCCTTGTACCGGAATCGCAGTAATGACCGGACGCGCGATGCAACTGGTCTGAAGGCGGAGAGAGGCCAGTTTCACGACCGCCGCGCGCAGGATTTTTCCGGGTGCGGTTCATGACGGACCCCGTCGACATGCCCAGCGCCGGCCTTGAGCGAGACGTCACGCCGGCGAGTGACGAGCTTCGGCAGACCCTGGACGAGGTCGGCATCTGCGTCTGGTCGCTGGATATCCCGACCGGGCGGGCCACCATCTCACCGACCTGCGCGCGCCTGTTCGGAGTGCCGCCCGAGCGGCTGACCACCTTCGCCGACTCACAGGCTCTGGTGCACCCCGACGACCGACAGGGCCGGGCAGACGCCATCCAGAGGACCTTGCGGGATGGCGGGAGCTACGAGGTCGACTACCGCGTCGTGCGGCCCGACGGACACGTCTGCTGGCTGCGCTCGCGCGGGCGGGTGAGCCTTGATGCGGCCGGCCGGCCGGCACGGCATCGCGGGGTGGTCCTGAGCATCGACGAGCAGAAGCGGGCCGAGGAAGACATCCGGGCACGCGCGGCGCACCTGCGCTCGATCCTCGACACCGTGCCCGAAGCGATGGTCGTCATCGACGAGGCGGGCCTCATCCATTCCTTCAGCGCCGCGGCCGAGCGCCTGTTCGGTTACGCGGCCGGCGAGGCGGTCGGGCAGAACGTCCGCATCCTGATGCCGGAGCCGATGCGGCGCGAGCATGACGGCTACCTCGAGCGCTACCACCGGACCGGCGAGCGCCGCATCATCGGCACCAACCGGGTCGTAACCGGCCAGAGACGCAACGGCTCGACCTTCCCGATGGAGCTCGCCATCGGGGAGATGCGCTCGGGCGAGCAGGTGTACTTCACCGGCTTCATCAACGACCTCACCGAGCACCAGCGGACCCAGGCGCGCCTCCAGGAACTCCAGTCCGAACTCGCCCATGTCTCCCGGCTCAGCGCGATGGGCGAGATGGCCTCCGCGCTCGCGCACGAATTGAACCAGCCGCTCGGCGCCATCGCGAACTACACCAAGGGCTGCCGCCGTCTGCTGGCGCGCACCGGCCCCGAAGCCATCGCCAAGACGATGGAGATCCTCGACAAGACCGCCGAGCAGGCGTTGCGAGCCGGCCAGATCATACGGCGCTTGCGCGAGTTCGTAGCCCGAGGCGAGACCGAGAAGCGGGTCGAGCCGGTCGCGCGGTTGATCGAGGAAGCCAGCGCGCTGGCGCTGGTCGGGGCCCGCGAGCAGGGCATCGTCACGCGCGTCGCTGTCGACCCGCGGGCCGGCTCCGTTCTCGCCGACAGGGTCCAAGTGCAGCAAGTCCTGGTGAATCTGCTGCGCAACGCCCGCGAGGCCATGCAACGGAGCGACAGGCGCGAACTGACCGTCGAGGCGAGACCCCTCGGCCGGAGGGCGGTCGAGATTGCCGTGTCGGACACCGGTCCCGGCATTGCCGAAGAGATCGCGGACAGGTTGTTCCACCCATTCGTCACCACGAAGCAAAGCGGCATGGGCGTGGGGCTCTCGATCTGCCGCACCATCGTGGAGGCGCATGGCGGACGCCTCGACGTCGAACGCAACGACGTCGGCGGGGCGACCTTCCGGCTGACGCTCCCGGCCGCCCACGAGGGGAACCCGCGCGATGGCAAGTGATCTCGTGCATGTCGTGGACGACGACCCGGCGATGCGGGACTCTGTCGGCTTCCTGCTCGGAACCGAGGGGTTCGAGATCCGGCTCTACGAGGCCGGGGCGGACCTGCTC
The sequence above is drawn from the Methylobacterium mesophilicum SR1.6/6 genome and encodes:
- a CDS encoding universal stress protein — its product is MSRPSPSTSPSALAGIRDVLVGTAVEGEREGASSAIGYGLTLAKAAGAHLTVQSASWRLSGDDAWLGDFDDEGVAVIDRRLDALARSIAQRSAGDAAQAGVICMTETPSLPYPEIVSRLTERARLHDLTVLDIGARAFDLDREMIEKALFHSGRPVIAVPPGHDAFTVRRIMVAWDGSAQAARAANDALPFLRAAEAVEIVSVGTEAEIHAEVPGAEFAPHLARHGVNATVNDLPRGESVAATLRAQAGLFRADMIVMGAYRHSPTREYFLGGVTRSFLRGSPAPLFLAH
- a CDS encoding PAS domain S-box protein, whose amino-acid sequence is MTDPVDMPSAGLERDVTPASDELRQTLDEVGICVWSLDIPTGRATISPTCARLFGVPPERLTTFADSQALVHPDDRQGRADAIQRTLRDGGSYEVDYRVVRPDGHVCWLRSRGRVSLDAAGRPARHRGVVLSIDEQKRAEEDIRARAAHLRSILDTVPEAMVVIDEAGLIHSFSAAAERLFGYAAGEAVGQNVRILMPEPMRREHDGYLERYHRTGERRIIGTNRVVTGQRRNGSTFPMELAIGEMRSGEQVYFTGFINDLTEHQRTQARLQELQSELAHVSRLSAMGEMASALAHELNQPLGAIANYTKGCRRLLARTGPEAIAKTMEILDKTAEQALRAGQIIRRLREFVARGETEKRVEPVARLIEEASALALVGAREQGIVTRVAVDPRAGSVLADRVQVQQVLVNLLRNAREAMQRSDRRELTVEARPLGRRAVEIAVSDTGPGIAEEIADRLFHPFVTTKQSGMGVGLSICRTIVEAHGGRLDVERNDVGGATFRLTLPAAHEGNPRDGK
- a CDS encoding BLUF domain-containing protein, with the translated sequence MDGSLLYVSRRVSSDADVRDIVATSRARNAGLRITGALVASRSRFAQILEGPRSGVDALMDSIRRDPRHTGVEVLVYDDIDGRRFADWTLAYSGASVYVDGLIGALTERATPEPHRADLHRLIQAIEELARAQL